Proteins encoded in a region of the Devosia sp. RR2S18 genome:
- a CDS encoding MFS transporter — protein sequence MLTAIRPVLPVLFSVAFMMLGNGALGTLIGLRMANTGASSIAIGFVSAAFFAGLTLGSLQCFRFIARAGHIRVFAALASIYSAASLGHALTPDLLIWVALRFIEGVCLAGIYMCIESWLNEQATNESRGQILSTYMITLFTAMAAGQQLLNFNVLGSPVLFMIISVLLSLSLVPLCLTRAAPPVLPHVTSFSLRALYQASPLGLAGVAISGAVSGALYGLAPVFAAQSGFGMSGTAAFMTILIAGGVVLQWPLGWLSDAFDRRTIIIGVSAALGVLSVAMWLLPDGNWLFLGITLLFGGISFSIYPICLAHTNDHVAKQDLVAASGGMILINSVAAIIGPLVASVLMARLGPAGLFAFTALLGAAAAAFGVWRASVRPPLPADEQAAFRPLPQTTPVVAPLHPEGEPESEAHPA from the coding sequence ATGCTCACAGCCATCCGACCTGTCCTCCCTGTACTCTTCAGCGTAGCCTTCATGATGCTGGGAAACGGCGCCCTAGGCACGCTCATCGGGTTGCGTATGGCCAATACCGGCGCCAGTTCGATCGCCATTGGCTTCGTCAGTGCGGCATTCTTTGCTGGCCTGACGCTGGGCTCGCTGCAGTGTTTTCGCTTCATTGCCCGCGCCGGCCATATCCGGGTTTTTGCCGCACTAGCCTCTATTTATTCTGCCGCGTCGCTGGGTCACGCGCTCACTCCAGACCTTCTGATCTGGGTTGCCTTGCGCTTCATCGAGGGTGTCTGCCTGGCTGGCATCTACATGTGCATCGAGAGTTGGTTGAACGAACAGGCGACCAATGAGAGCCGCGGTCAAATCCTGTCTACCTATATGATCACGCTGTTCACGGCGATGGCGGCAGGTCAGCAACTCCTGAACTTCAACGTGTTGGGCAGTCCGGTGCTGTTCATGATCATTTCGGTTCTGCTGTCGCTCTCGCTGGTGCCTCTCTGCCTAACCCGAGCAGCGCCTCCCGTGCTGCCACATGTGACTTCATTCAGTCTGCGCGCTCTGTATCAGGCTTCGCCACTCGGCCTCGCTGGAGTTGCCATCAGCGGGGCTGTAAGCGGCGCCCTCTATGGACTTGCCCCGGTCTTTGCGGCCCAATCCGGGTTCGGCATGTCAGGGACGGCAGCATTTATGACCATTCTCATTGCAGGAGGAGTGGTCTTGCAGTGGCCATTAGGCTGGCTCTCTGACGCTTTTGACCGTCGCACGATCATCATCGGCGTTTCAGCGGCGCTGGGTGTCCTCAGCGTAGCCATGTGGCTGCTTCCGGACGGCAACTGGCTATTCCTTGGGATAACGCTCCTGTTTGGGGGTATTTCCTTCAGCATCTATCCCATCTGCCTGGCCCACACGAACGACCATGTGGCCAAGCAGGATCTTGTCGCTGCGAGCGGGGGCATGATCCTTATAAACTCCGTCGCAGCAATTATTGGACCACTCGTTGCCTCAGTGCTGATGGCTCGGCTTGGGCCAGCGGGACTTTTTGCCTTCACCGCGCTCCTTGGCGCTGCTGCCGCTGCTTTCGGGGTCTGGCGAGCATCTGTGAGGCCGCCGCTGCCGGCCGACGAACAAGCCGCTTTCCGTCCGCTCCCGCAAACGACACCAGTTGTGGCGCCGCTGCACCCTGAAGGGGAGCCGGAGAGCGAGGCGCACCCTGCGTAA
- a CDS encoding DUF1328 domain-containing protein — MGSLLVVERQKRHPRSTVWRNCGTSPQKGTLVLQVKNGGLTMLELLIALVVIALIAGALGFTGIARGAAGLAKIVFFILLAIIVIFLILGVLGIAAIF, encoded by the coding sequence ATGGGGAGCTTGTTAGTCGTTGAACGGCAGAAACGCCACCCGAGGTCGACAGTTTGGCGGAACTGTGGAACTTCGCCGCAAAAGGGGACGTTGGTCCTTCAGGTCAAAAATGGAGGGCTTACCATGCTTGAACTACTTATCGCACTCGTGGTCATCGCGCTGATTGCCGGCGCCCTAGGCTTCACGGGCATTGCTCGCGGCGCTGCGGGTCTCGCCAAGATCGTGTTCTTTATTCTGCTGGCGATCATCGTTATTTTCCTGATTCTTGGCGTGCTCGGGATCGCGGCGATATTCTAG
- a CDS encoding DUF4112 domain-containing protein, producing the protein MSKRTAPVATATQPADHRLAELDRLANLLDSRWGIPGTSMRFGVDALVGLVPGIGDAAAGAVSLYIISQAAKHGAPRPLIGRMVANTAVDFVVGSVPLLGSVFDLFFKANKRNMRLLREHFETTPDSR; encoded by the coding sequence TTGTCCAAAAGAACTGCGCCTGTCGCTACCGCAACTCAGCCAGCCGACCATCGGCTGGCTGAGCTCGACCGTCTGGCTAACCTCTTGGACTCGCGCTGGGGCATTCCCGGTACATCCATGCGGTTTGGCGTGGACGCGCTGGTGGGTCTGGTCCCCGGCATCGGCGACGCCGCCGCGGGTGCCGTGTCGCTCTACATCATTTCACAGGCAGCCAAGCACGGTGCGCCCCGACCATTGATCGGCCGCATGGTGGCCAACACTGCTGTGGATTTCGTGGTGGGTTCAGTTCCGCTTCTGGGTTCCGTGTTCGACCTGTTCTTCAAGGCCAACAAACGCAATATGCGGCTCCTACGAGAGCATTTCGAGACAACACCAGACTCGCGCTAG